The genomic window ATGCCAGCAAATTGCCAAACAGTTTTTTAAATTCACCAAGTATTCAGACAAAATCTATGTAGAAGCTGTTTACGGAGGGGAAAAAATTGATCGACAATTAACAAGGTTAAAAAGAACTACACATGTGATTGTAGCCACCCCGGGAAGGTTAATCGATTTAGCAGACCGTGGTATTATCGATCTGGCTAAAATTAGATTTTTAGTTTTAGATGAAGCAGATGAGATGCTAAGCATGGGGTTTAAAAAGGAACTTACCACGATTTTAGAAAAAACAACTTCACAAAAAAGTACCTGGTTATTCTCTGCCACTTTACCAAAAACTTTACAGGAAATTATTAAAAGGTATGTACAACCCAACGCCACTCACATTACCATTGATAAGGGTAGTGTAGTTAATAGAAAAATTACGCATCAATATGTACAGGCAGAAGAAATTGCAAAAACAGATATACTTACCTATTTCTTAAAGTCCAGAAAAAATGACCGGGGTCTTATTTTTACCCGTACGAAAGATGCGGCCAGAAAATTACACAAAGTACTTCTTGCCAAAGGATATCCGGTAGGTTTATTAGAAGGGGATATGCATCAAAAAGATAGGGATAAGGTGATGCGCGCTTTTCTAGGGAAAAAGGTAAATTTATTGATATCTACGGATGTAGCGGCAAGAGGGATTGATGTACAAAACCTGGCCTTTGTATTACATTTTCAGCTTCCGGATCAGATTGATTACTATACACACCGTAGCGGAAGGACTGCTCGAGGTGGTAAAGAAGGTCTATCTTTAGCCTTGGTATCAAAGGAGGAATTTAAATTTTTAAGGGCTATTGAGAACGAATTGAAAATCCGTTTTAGCCAAATACGATAAAGGTAATCGTTTAAAATACTTTTATCGTAGATTTAAGATCTTTAGTATCTGGTAAGGAATCAAGAATTAAGAGTTAAGATCGCTATCGCTTCTAGAATCAGGAATCAAGACTAATCATTATAATATTAAAAATCAGTGTTATAAAATTATTTACGTAAAAAGTAAATTACTTTTAGAAAAGTGAAAAAACAGCCTCCAAATACTTTAAAGTTTGGGATTACCTTATTTTACTATGTTTGTTATATACTTATCTATTTTAACCGGACACTGATAATCAGAATGTTAAAGAAGAGTTAGGCTCTAGTTTAAAATAACGTATATTATTCTCATTCATATAAATCAATCCCATCCCCAGCCCTTCCCAAAGGGAAGGTAGCTAAAAGTCCTTTCCTTTGGAAAGGATTTAGGATAGGATAGGTAGCTGTAAATAAAATAGTTGAAGCAATTTTAATACACCAATACCTTTATAAACTAAAGCTAAGAGTTACTTCTTTACACCGAAGTCTTGTTTTTACCGGAAGGTTTGTTTTTTATACGAAGGGAAGTATTAATTTTGTTATTTTTTGATTCTACCAGTTCAATGGCGGTCATCAATTTTTTAAAATCTACGGGTTTTGAAAAATATTTGTCAAATCCAATCTTTATAAATCGCTGTTTGTCTCCAGGCATGGCATAAGAGGTAACTGCATAAATAGGAGTGTCATTGATATCATCTAATTTTTTAAGATGAGCTAATAATTCACAACCGTCCATTTGATCAATACCCAGATTGATATCGACTAAAATCAAATCCGGTTTTACTTCTTTAAGTGTATCTAAAGCTTTAGTCCCGTTTTC from Aquimarina sp. ERC-38 includes these protein-coding regions:
- a CDS encoding DEAD/DEAH box helicase, with amino-acid sequence MNFLDLGVTSDLVKGLKEIGIVSPSAIQQKAIPVLLENTSDMVARAQTGTGKTAAFGIPLLSHINPKIPNVQALVLAPTRELCQQIAKQFFKFTKYSDKIYVEAVYGGEKIDRQLTRLKRTTHVIVATPGRLIDLADRGIIDLAKIRFLVLDEADEMLSMGFKKELTTILEKTTSQKSTWLFSATLPKTLQEIIKRYVQPNATHITIDKGSVVNRKITHQYVQAEEIAKTDILTYFLKSRKNDRGLIFTRTKDAARKLHKVLLAKGYPVGLLEGDMHQKDRDKVMRAFLGKKVNLLISTDVAARGIDVQNLAFVLHFQLPDQIDYYTHRSGRTARGGKEGLSLALVSKEEFKFLRAIENELKIRFSQIR
- a CDS encoding response regulator: MKILYVEDNKINAMVMDKMLSSQFLNVIIAENGTKALDTLKEVKPDLILVDINLGIDQMDGCELLAHLKKLDDINDTPIYAVTSYAMPGDKQRFIKIGFDKYFSKPVDFKKLMTAIELVESKNNKINTSLRIKNKPSGKNKTSV